The Sinorhizobium meliloti genome includes a window with the following:
- a CDS encoding type II toxin-antitoxin system ParD family antitoxin, whose protein sequence is MPIFAKTGIVTCMGTMNISLPDHLKSFVDEQVAGRGYGTSSEYIRELIRRDQDRLALRRLLLDGASSAPTEPVDADYFTSLRDRVRGEHSK, encoded by the coding sequence TTGCCAATTTTTGCCAAAACCGGTATAGTCACTTGCATGGGCACAATGAACATTTCCCTGCCGGACCACCTTAAGAGCTTCGTCGATGAGCAAGTCGCCGGACGGGGTTATGGGACAAGTAGTGAGTATATTCGGGAGTTGATACGTCGAGATCAGGATCGCCTCGCGTTACGCAGGCTGTTGCTTGACGGAGCCTCGTCCGCACCGACTGAGCCGGTCGACGCGGATTATTTCACCAGTCTGCGCGATCGAGTTCGTGGTGAGCACAGCAAGTGA